In Malania oleifera isolate guangnan ecotype guangnan chromosome 8, ASM2987363v1, whole genome shotgun sequence, a single window of DNA contains:
- the LOC131162869 gene encoding uncharacterized protein LOC131162869 yields the protein MMVKVVQTNREQDRPAAELVHIRFEAENWIGEIEKILDFLNCTERHKVAFTMFKLSGEVKRWWKSMKMLEEHRPIPVALSWTRFRELFFERYFQTTIRNAKIEEFISLEQGQLTIQQYATSFQELSRFAPFMIPDEAMKAWKFQRGLKKEIHKQTTIWKMPNFLLWLTKPP from the exons atgaTGGTTAAGGTCGTTCAGACGAATAGGGAGCAGGATCGTCCTGCAGCTGAGTTGG TGCATATCCGATTTGAAGCTGAGAATTGGATcggggagattgagaagattctaGATTTCCTGAACTGCACTGAGAGGCATAAAGTGGCCTTCACAATGTTCAAGTTGTCGGGCGAAGTGAAGAGATGGTGGAAGTCTATGAAGATGCTTGAGGAGCATCGACCCATTCCAGTGGCGTTATCGTGGACCCGTTTTAGAGagttattctttgaacggtacttCCAGACCACGATTAGGAATGCAAAGATTGAGGAGTTTATAAGTCTGGAGCAGGGGCAGCTAACAATTCAGCAGTACGCCACCAGTTTCCAGGAGCTATCCcgttttgctccattcatgattccgGACGAGGCAATGAAGGCCTGGAAATTTCAGAGGGGCCTAAAGAAGGAGATTCACAAGCAGACTACGATCTGGAAGATGCCAAACTTTTTACTCTGGTTGACAAAGCCACCGTAG